The DNA window CTCGCTTCACCGCGAGTTTCCCCGCATGCTCGCCGCCGGGATGACGCCCTACGACATACTCCTAACGGGCACGCGCAACGTGGGAGAGTACTTTCAGCGCCAGGACGCGTTCGGCACCATCGCCGTGGGCCGCCGCGCCGACCTGCTGCTGGTGGACGCCAATCCCCTGGCCGACGTCGCCAACCTGCAGCGCATCGCCGGAGTGATGGTGCGCGGCCGCTGGCTTCCGCGGGAGGAGATCCAGGCGGGGCTGCGGGCCATCGAGGCGCGCAATCCCCGGTAGCAGCGGCAGGGGCGAAGTGGCGGCGCGAGTGCCTGCAACGCTTGCCGCCGCCTTGCGTTCCGCCGTATGATACGCGCCCTGCGGCCCATCCGGGCCACAGGGCGCGTAACCGCAACGTACATCCGATTCTCGATATGCCTGAACGGAAGATCCGGGTGCTGGTGGCCAAGCCCGGCCTGGACGGCCACGACCGCGGCGCCAAGGTGATCGCCGCCGCGCTGCGCGACGCCGGCATGGAGGTCATCTACACCGGCCTTCACCAGACGCCGGAGATGATCGTGAACGCCGCCATCCAGGAAGACGTGGACGTGGTGGCGCTCTCCATCCTGTCGGGCGCCCACATGACGCTGTTCCCGGCCGTCAAGCAGGCGCTGGAC is part of the Longimicrobium sp. genome and encodes:
- a CDS encoding amidohydrolase family protein — protein: SLHREFPRMLAAGMTPYDILLTGTRNVGEYFQRQDAFGTIAVGRRADLLLVDANPLADVANLQRIAGVMVRGRWLPREEIQAGLRAIEARNPR
- a CDS encoding cobalamin B12-binding domain-containing protein, which gives rise to MPERKIRVLVAKPGLDGHDRGAKVIAAALRDAGMEVIYTGLHQTPEMIVNAAIQEDVDVVALSILSGAHMTLFPAVKQALDAEGADHILITGGGIIPEEDMAALREQGMGQLFGPGTPTTAAVQYIADWFAEHGRDRDDAGQ